In Euzebya sp., one DNA window encodes the following:
- a CDS encoding carboxymuconolactone decarboxylase family protein has product MSATETHMVTATPLPPGTAIHPSLREWAVLDDEGVPVDDGNELLRFLSAAPEHAADALRVHFERWLSSPLGPRLTELIRLAVAAQTGCPVCQGVRRPGARRDGVDEDVIAAIADPGSALLSARERVAVDYASALAGDHARVTEETYAALRAHLDDAEIAEVALLATSFLAHGRILETLTRGSTCPIAGG; this is encoded by the coding sequence ATGTCCGCCACCGAGACCCACATGGTCACCGCCACCCCGCTCCCGCCCGGCACGGCGATCCACCCCTCCCTCCGCGAGTGGGCTGTCCTCGACGACGAGGGGGTGCCCGTCGACGACGGCAACGAGCTGCTGCGCTTCCTCAGCGCCGCCCCGGAGCACGCCGCCGACGCGCTGCGCGTCCACTTCGAGCGCTGGCTGTCCTCACCGCTCGGCCCCCGGCTGACCGAGCTGATCCGGCTCGCCGTCGCCGCGCAGACCGGCTGCCCGGTGTGCCAGGGCGTGCGCCGTCCCGGCGCCCGCCGCGACGGCGTCGACGAGGACGTCATCGCGGCCATCGCCGACCCCGGCTCGGCGCTGCTGAGCGCGCGCGAGCGGGTGGCGGTCGACTACGCGAGCGCGCTGGCCGGCGACCACGCGCGGGTCACCGAGGAGACCTACGCCGCGCTGCGCGCGCACCTCGACGACGCTGAGATCGCCGAGGTCGCGCTGCTGGCCACGTCGTTCCTCGCCCACGGGCGCATCCTGGAGACGCTCACCCGCGGGTCGACCTGCCCGATCGCCGGGGGGTGA